One part of the Sphingopyxis sp. TUF1 genome encodes these proteins:
- a CDS encoding zinc-dependent alcohol dehydrogenase family protein: protein MRAVQLRAPASLDNLTLVDLADPGDPGPGEIRVRLTASSLNFHDYAVVMGMIPAADGRIPMSDGAGTVEAVGEGVTQFKPGDIVVSIFFPEWIDGVPPATAFRGVPGDGIDGCAREVVVTPQHWFTRVPQGYSAAEAATLTCAGLTAWRALFVDGATRPGSTVLVQGSGGVSVFALQFAKAAGARVIATSSSDAKLERLKALGADELINYKEVPAWGAKALELTGGRGVDTVVEIGGAGTLDQSMMATRVGGHVALIGVLAGFAGPVQTALLMAKNLRVQGLTVGSRQQQLDMIAGIEANAIRPVISDHFPLDQLAEAFRHQAANKHFGKIVVDI from the coding sequence ATGCGCGCGGTCCAGCTTCGCGCCCCCGCTTCGCTCGACAATCTGACGCTCGTCGACCTCGCCGATCCCGGCGATCCGGGGCCGGGCGAAATCCGGGTGCGACTGACGGCCTCGTCGCTCAACTTCCACGACTATGCCGTCGTCATGGGGATGATCCCCGCCGCCGACGGGCGCATCCCGATGTCTGACGGTGCGGGGACGGTCGAGGCGGTGGGCGAGGGGGTGACGCAGTTCAAGCCCGGCGACATCGTGGTGTCGATCTTCTTCCCCGAATGGATCGACGGCGTCCCGCCCGCGACGGCGTTCCGCGGCGTGCCGGGCGACGGCATTGATGGCTGTGCACGCGAGGTCGTGGTCACGCCGCAGCACTGGTTCACGCGCGTTCCGCAGGGCTATTCGGCCGCAGAGGCCGCGACCTTGACCTGTGCCGGGCTGACCGCATGGCGCGCCCTGTTCGTCGACGGCGCAACGCGGCCGGGATCGACGGTACTGGTGCAAGGGAGCGGCGGGGTGTCGGTGTTCGCGCTGCAATTCGCCAAGGCCGCAGGCGCGCGGGTGATCGCGACCAGCTCGTCCGATGCCAAGCTCGAACGGCTGAAGGCGCTCGGCGCCGACGAGCTTATCAATTACAAAGAGGTGCCCGCATGGGGCGCCAAGGCGCTGGAGCTGACCGGCGGGCGCGGCGTCGATACGGTCGTCGAAATCGGCGGCGCGGGAACGCTCGACCAATCGATGATGGCGACGCGCGTCGGCGGCCATGTCGCGCTGATCGGTGTTCTTGCGGGCTTCGCCGGGCCGGTCCAGACCGCGCTGCTGATGGCGAAGAATCTGCGCGTGCAGGGGCTGACCGTGGGCAGCCGCCAGCAACAGCTCGACATGATCGCAGGGATCGAGGCGAACGCTATCCGCCCGGTCATCAGCGACCATTTTCCGCTCGATCAGCTCGCCGAAGCCTTCCGCCATCAGGCGGCGAACAAGCATTTCGGCAAGATTGTCGTCGATATTTAG
- a CDS encoding N-acyl-D-amino-acid deacylase family protein gives MYDLLIRGGTVVDGSGGKPFVADVAVHGDRIVAVGENLGAAREEIDAGGKIVTPGFVDVHTHYDGQATWDAEMAPSSWHGVTTVVMGNCGVGFAPARPDRHDWLISLMEGVEDIPGTALAEGMTWDWETFPEYMDALEKLPRTVDVACHVPHGAVRAYVLGDREKPGAVPTDADVAEMSRIVEEGIRAGALGFSTSRTVLHKSVDGELVPGTTATAEELIAIGRAMGRVGYGVFEMASDLKREWNEFQWMGDLSRETGLPVTFAALQSIAKELPLEEQIEEMRRQNATGANIVAQIALRGNGIIMAWQGTVHPFRFKPAWNEIIDLPWDQQLAKLKDPAFKARMIAEENVWPESDIIDFLKIVALGWPVQFEMDPDFNYEPKMDESIAARAAAAGVSPDEYAYDLLMKDDGKGFIYFPILNYRDGNLNFLEDLQHADDTVNSLSDGGAHCGTICDAASPTFMLQHWVRDRAGKRIALEHAVKRQCRDTAMLYGLEDRGLLAPGYLADLNVIDMERLKLGKPWLAFDLPAGGKRLLQKADGYVATIKSGVVTFRDGEMQGPTPGGVIRGPQRVEMAMAAE, from the coding sequence ATGTATGATCTGTTGATTCGCGGCGGCACCGTCGTTGATGGTTCGGGTGGAAAGCCCTTTGTTGCGGACGTCGCGGTCCACGGCGACCGGATCGTCGCGGTGGGCGAAAATCTGGGCGCGGCGCGCGAAGAAATCGACGCCGGCGGCAAGATCGTCACCCCCGGCTTCGTCGATGTCCACACGCACTACGACGGGCAGGCGACGTGGGATGCCGAAATGGCGCCTTCGAGTTGGCACGGTGTGACCACCGTCGTTATGGGCAATTGCGGCGTTGGCTTCGCCCCCGCGCGGCCCGACCGCCACGATTGGCTCATTTCGTTGATGGAAGGCGTCGAGGATATTCCCGGCACCGCATTGGCCGAAGGGATGACGTGGGATTGGGAAACCTTCCCCGAATATATGGACGCGCTCGAAAAGCTGCCGCGCACCGTCGATGTCGCGTGCCATGTGCCGCACGGCGCGGTGCGCGCCTATGTGCTCGGCGACCGCGAGAAACCCGGCGCGGTCCCGACCGACGCCGATGTAGCGGAAATGTCGCGGATCGTCGAGGAAGGCATCCGCGCCGGCGCGCTCGGCTTTTCGACCAGCCGCACCGTGCTGCACAAGTCGGTCGACGGCGAGCTCGTGCCCGGTACGACCGCGACCGCGGAGGAATTGATCGCGATCGGCCGCGCGATGGGGCGCGTCGGTTACGGCGTGTTCGAAATGGCGAGCGATCTGAAGCGCGAGTGGAACGAGTTTCAGTGGATGGGCGACCTCAGCCGCGAAACCGGCCTGCCGGTCACCTTCGCCGCGCTCCAGTCGATTGCGAAGGAGCTGCCGCTCGAGGAGCAGATCGAGGAAATGCGGCGCCAGAATGCCACCGGCGCCAACATCGTTGCGCAAATTGCGCTGCGCGGCAATGGCATCATCATGGCGTGGCAGGGGACGGTGCATCCGTTCCGGTTCAAGCCCGCGTGGAACGAGATCATCGACCTGCCGTGGGATCAGCAGCTCGCGAAGCTGAAAGATCCCGCGTTCAAGGCGCGGATGATTGCCGAGGAAAATGTCTGGCCCGAAAGCGATATCATCGATTTCCTGAAAATCGTTGCGCTCGGCTGGCCGGTGCAGTTCGAAATGGACCCCGATTTCAATTACGAGCCGAAGATGGATGAAAGCATCGCCGCGCGCGCCGCGGCGGCGGGGGTGTCGCCCGACGAATATGCCTATGACTTGCTGATGAAGGATGACGGCAAGGGCTTCATCTATTTCCCGATCCTCAACTACCGCGACGGGAACCTCAATTTCCTTGAGGATCTGCAACATGCCGATGACACGGTGAACAGCCTGTCCGACGGCGGTGCGCATTGCGGGACGATCTGCGACGCCGCGTCGCCGACCTTCATGCTTCAGCATTGGGTGCGCGACCGCGCGGGCAAGCGGATTGCGCTCGAACATGCGGTCAAACGCCAGTGCCGCGACACCGCGATGCTCTATGGCCTCGAAGACCGCGGCCTCCTCGCGCCCGGCTATCTCGCCGACCTCAATGTCATCGATATGGAGAGGCTGAAACTGGGCAAACCCTGGCTCGCCTTCGACCTGCCCGCGGGCGGCAAGCGCCTCTTGCAAAAGGCCGACGGCTATGTCGCGACGATCAAGTCCGGCGTCGTTACCTTCAGGGATGGTGAAATGCAGGGTCCGACCCCCGGCGGCGTGATCCGCGGCCCGCAGCGCGTCGAAATGGCGATGGCGGCGGAATGA
- a CDS encoding class I SAM-dependent methyltransferase codes for MIRSLTFALLLAASPLAAAQTAAPDYAAALADPARPAADRERDAARKPAELLAFAQIAPGEKVGDFVMGSGYVTRLLAAAVGPTGKVYGFQPAEFIAFRKQYGDDQAAVDAAYDNVDAVAGPFAAPAFPEPLDTIITVQNFHDLYLKPFPEGTGTKGSAALFAALKPGGTLVVVDHSAAGGSGTTLADSLHRIDKAAVVAALTSAGFTLEAESDLYARADDPRTANVFDTAIRGKTDQFALRFRKPE; via the coding sequence ATGATCCGTTCGCTGACCTTTGCCCTGCTGCTCGCCGCGAGCCCGCTCGCCGCCGCGCAGACGGCCGCCCCCGATTATGCCGCGGCGCTCGCCGATCCGGCACGCCCCGCCGCCGACCGCGAGCGTGACGCCGCGCGCAAGCCCGCCGAACTGCTGGCGTTTGCCCAGATCGCGCCGGGCGAAAAGGTCGGCGATTTCGTCATGGGCAGCGGCTATGTCACGCGCCTGCTCGCCGCCGCGGTCGGTCCGACGGGCAAGGTCTATGGCTTCCAGCCGGCCGAATTCATCGCTTTTCGCAAACAATATGGCGACGACCAGGCGGCGGTCGATGCCGCCTATGACAATGTCGATGCGGTCGCCGGACCGTTCGCGGCGCCCGCCTTTCCCGAACCGCTCGACACGATCATCACCGTGCAGAATTTCCACGACCTGTACCTCAAACCCTTCCCCGAAGGCACGGGCACCAAGGGGAGCGCGGCGCTGTTCGCCGCACTGAAGCCCGGCGGGACGCTGGTCGTCGTCGACCATAGCGCGGCGGGCGGCAGCGGCACGACGCTGGCCGACAGCCTGCACCGGATCGACAAGGCGGCGGTGGTCGCCGCGCTGACCAGCGCGGGCTTCACGCTCGAAGCCGAAAGCGATCTTTACGCGCGCGCCGACGACCCCCGCACAGCCAATGTTTTCGACACGGCGATCCGCGGCAAAACCGACCAGTTCGCGCTGCGTTTCCGTAAACCGGAGTGA
- a CDS encoding alkylphosphonate utilization protein, whose product MSGGDEDYVYDEASGEWLSAGDARDRAAAAAAGPEVRDAVGNLLADGDSVVLVKDLAVKGAGQTLKVGTVIKSIRLTGDAQEIDCRHAGIKGLVLRAEFVRKR is encoded by the coding sequence ATGAGCGGCGGCGACGAGGATTATGTCTATGACGAGGCGAGCGGCGAGTGGCTGTCCGCCGGCGACGCGCGCGACCGTGCAGCCGCCGCGGCGGCTGGGCCCGAGGTGCGCGATGCAGTCGGCAATCTGCTCGCCGACGGGGATTCGGTCGTTCTGGTAAAGGATCTGGCCGTCAAGGGCGCGGGGCAGACGCTGAAGGTCGGAACCGTCATCAAGTCGATCCGCCTGACCGGCGACGCGCAGGAAATCGACTGCCGCCACGCGGGGATCAAGGGGCTGGTGCTGCGCGCGGAGTTTGTGCGAAAGCGGTGA
- a CDS encoding energy transducer TonB has product MNDRLAILALVAAIAAPAAAAKEPLRLAPSSKWHVNYAPDSCRLARSFGTGDEEVLLLLDRFQPGPRVNMTLVGNPLKVRSDNRRITLRFGPGDQPFDKAFEPATVESGKAALVLVGGFFITGHDPAWAAADREDDGTQPLPVVDPALYDAIEYLELRIPGKQTVVLESGPMRAAERALAACTDDLLRGWGIDVAAHRTLSRRAVPVGNPGKWLSSSDYPSEMRWEGRQGLVFFRLVVDREGKPASCHIQQSTRPQAFDDAVCRGIMNRARFTPALDAGGQPITSYYLNSVRFMM; this is encoded by the coding sequence ATGAACGATCGTCTGGCAATATTGGCCCTGGTGGCCGCGATCGCCGCACCCGCGGCCGCCGCAAAGGAGCCGCTGCGGCTCGCACCTTCGTCGAAGTGGCACGTCAACTATGCCCCTGACAGCTGCCGCCTCGCGCGGTCGTTTGGCACCGGCGATGAGGAGGTTTTGCTCCTGCTCGACCGGTTCCAGCCAGGGCCGCGCGTCAATATGACGCTGGTCGGCAATCCGCTGAAGGTGCGCAGCGACAATCGCCGTATCACGCTGCGATTCGGGCCCGGCGATCAGCCCTTTGACAAGGCATTCGAACCGGCGACGGTGGAGAGCGGCAAGGCAGCGCTCGTTCTTGTCGGCGGGTTTTTCATCACCGGCCATGATCCTGCTTGGGCCGCCGCGGACCGCGAGGACGACGGTACCCAACCGTTGCCGGTCGTCGATCCAGCGCTTTATGACGCGATCGAATATCTGGAACTGCGGATTCCGGGCAAGCAGACGGTGGTTCTCGAATCCGGGCCGATGCGCGCTGCTGAACGCGCACTGGCTGCCTGCACCGATGACCTGTTGCGCGGCTGGGGTATCGACGTCGCGGCGCACCGGACCTTGTCGCGGCGCGCCGTGCCGGTTGGCAACCCCGGAAAATGGCTTAGCAGCAGCGACTATCCGTCGGAAATGCGGTGGGAAGGCCGTCAGGGTCTGGTGTTTTTCCGGCTCGTCGTCGATCGCGAAGGCAAGCCGGCGAGCTGTCACATCCAGCAATCGACGCGGCCGCAGGCTTTCGACGATGCGGTGTGCAGGGGGATCATGAACCGCGCCCGTTTTACCCCCGCGCTCGACGCCGGGGGACAGCCCATCACCTCCTATTATCTGAACTCCGTCCGCTTCATGATGTAG
- a CDS encoding DUF389 domain-containing protein, with translation MAGHHPGVPGLGDAPFNAGGRRSARRGETSDAEDDSDDDGVGSDHGRAVVLASVARDARLDRKFLLLITLSSAIATLGLLQSSAPVVIGAMLVSPLLGPIMGIGFGLATLESNLIKRSLVTMAAGMALAILVAMVLIWLSPIRDVTPELRARTEPTLLDLGVAVVGGIAGVYAIMRKLSGVMVGVAIATALVPPLSTIGFGLATGRFDFAVGAALLFLTNTLAIAFAATIIARINRFGPSLTPQHTAMQVAGIVVTLGILSIPLALTLNSLAGEVRARSVVQTELRALLGESDRVDSMNVRMERDAVAVDGVVLVDRYAAKLDTALAERIRKALDREARVSIVQLRQQTNAAVQVEEQLNRRLATLEQREEDSRAILAGLTVGELVRRDRVLIDPQARRVIVQRDREAEGEQVAAAIDRIMAAVQTGYPRWLVQNGALTAAEEPGDEAAAEAPAAE, from the coding sequence ATGGCCGGCCATCATCCTGGCGTGCCGGGCCTCGGCGATGCGCCGTTCAATGCCGGTGGTCGCCGGTCGGCCCGTCGGGGTGAGACCAGCGATGCCGAGGACGACAGCGACGACGACGGCGTTGGCAGCGACCATGGCCGCGCGGTTGTCCTGGCCAGCGTCGCGCGCGACGCCCGCCTCGACAGGAAATTCCTGCTGCTGATCACGCTGTCGTCGGCGATCGCGACGCTGGGGCTGCTGCAAAGCTCGGCGCCGGTCGTCATCGGGGCCATGCTCGTTTCGCCGTTGCTCGGCCCGATTATGGGCATCGGGTTCGGCCTCGCGACGCTCGAAAGCAATCTTATCAAGCGGTCGCTGGTAACGATGGCCGCGGGCATGGCGCTCGCGATCCTCGTCGCGATGGTGCTGATCTGGCTGTCGCCGATCCGCGACGTTACGCCCGAACTTCGCGCACGAACGGAGCCGACCCTGCTGGACCTTGGCGTCGCGGTCGTCGGCGGCATCGCCGGCGTCTATGCGATCATGCGCAAGCTTTCGGGGGTGATGGTGGGCGTCGCGATCGCGACGGCGCTGGTGCCGCCGCTGTCGACGATCGGTTTCGGCCTCGCAACGGGGCGCTTCGACTTTGCCGTCGGCGCCGCACTGCTGTTCCTGACGAACACGCTCGCGATTGCCTTTGCGGCGACGATCATTGCGCGCATCAATCGCTTCGGGCCGTCGCTGACGCCGCAGCATACGGCCATGCAGGTCGCGGGCATCGTGGTAACGCTCGGCATCTTGTCGATTCCGCTTGCGCTCACGCTCAACAGCCTCGCGGGCGAAGTGCGCGCGCGGTCGGTGGTGCAGACCGAACTGCGTGCGTTGCTGGGCGAAAGCGACCGCGTCGATAGTATGAATGTCCGCATGGAGCGCGACGCGGTAGCGGTCGATGGCGTGGTGCTCGTCGATCGCTACGCGGCAAAGCTCGATACCGCGCTCGCCGAACGGATCCGCAAGGCGCTCGATCGCGAGGCGCGCGTCAGCATCGTCCAGCTCAGGCAACAGACGAATGCTGCGGTGCAGGTCGAAGAACAACTCAACCGCCGCCTCGCGACGCTCGAACAGCGCGAAGAAGATTCACGCGCGATCCTCGCCGGACTGACCGTGGGCGAACTCGTCCGCCGCGACCGCGTGCTGATCGACCCGCAAGCGCGCCGCGTCATCGTTCAGCGCGACCGCGAGGCCGAGGGCGAACAGGTCGCCGCCGCGATCGACCGCATCATGGCGGCGGTGCAGACGGGCTATCCGCGCTGGCTTGTCCAGAACGGCGCGCTGACGGCGGCCGAGGAGCCCGGGGACGAAGCGGCGGCCGAAGCCCCTGCGGCCGAATAG
- a CDS encoding electron transfer flavoprotein subunit alpha/FixB family protein, whose product MKTLVWVEHDGTAVKDATLAAVTAASKLGEVHLLVAGSGVDGVAKDAAQIAGVGKVHVADNAAFGHNLPENIAPLVAELMSSHDAFVAPATTTGKNIAPRVAALLDVMQISEILSVEGPKTFTRPIYAGNAIATVESSDAKLVLTVRGTAFDKAATTGGSGSIEAVGGGSDAGISSFVGAEIAKQDRPELTSAKIIVSGGRALGSSEKYQEVIVPLADKLNAALGASRAAVDAGYVPNDYQVGQTGKIVAPEVYFAIGISGAIQHLAGMKDSKTIVAINKDEDAPIFQVADFGLVADLFSAVPELTGKI is encoded by the coding sequence ATGAAAACTCTGGTTTGGGTCGAACATGACGGCACCGCCGTCAAGGATGCCACGCTTGCCGCGGTGACCGCCGCGTCGAAGCTCGGCGAGGTCCATCTGCTCGTCGCCGGTTCGGGCGTCGATGGCGTGGCCAAGGATGCCGCGCAGATTGCAGGCGTCGGCAAGGTGCATGTCGCCGACAATGCCGCTTTCGGTCACAATCTGCCCGAAAATATCGCGCCGCTCGTCGCTGAATTGATGTCGTCGCATGATGCGTTCGTCGCACCCGCGACCACGACCGGCAAGAATATCGCGCCGCGCGTCGCCGCGCTTCTCGACGTGATGCAGATCAGCGAAATTCTGTCGGTCGAAGGTCCGAAGACTTTCACCCGCCCGATCTACGCCGGCAACGCGATTGCGACCGTCGAATCGTCGGACGCCAAGCTGGTCCTGACCGTGCGCGGCACCGCGTTCGACAAGGCGGCGACCACGGGCGGTTCGGGCAGCATCGAAGCGGTCGGTGGCGGCAGCGATGCCGGTATCTCGAGCTTCGTCGGCGCCGAGATCGCCAAGCAGGATCGCCCCGAACTCACCTCGGCGAAGATCATCGTGTCGGGCGGCCGCGCGCTGGGTTCGAGCGAGAAGTATCAGGAAGTCATCGTGCCGCTCGCCGACAAGCTCAACGCCGCGCTCGGCGCCAGCCGCGCCGCGGTCGACGCGGGCTATGTTCCCAACGACTATCAGGTCGGCCAGACCGGCAAGATCGTCGCGCCGGAGGTTTATTTCGCCATCGGCATTTCGGGTGCGATCCAGCACCTTGCGGGCATGAAAGATTCCAAAACCATCGTCGCGATCAACAAGGACGAGGATGCGCCGATCTTTCAGGTCGCCGACTTCGGCCTCGTCGCTGACCTGTTCAGCGCGGTGCCCGAACTGACCGGCAAGATCTGA
- a CDS encoding electron transfer flavoprotein subunit beta/FixA family protein, with amino-acid sequence MKILVPVKRVLDYNVKPRVKADGTGVDLANVKMSMNPFDEIAVEEAIRLKEKGVATEIVAVSIGPAKAQETLRTALAMGADRAILVQTDDEVEPLAIAKILKAIADAEAPGLVILGKQAIDGDNNQTGQMLAALTGWAQGTFASAVNVDGEHVSVTREVDGGLETVKLKLPAIVTTDLRLNEPRYASLPNIMKAKSKPLDVKSPADYGVDTAPRVKTVKVSEPPVRSAGVKVADVDELVAKLKAMGVHS; translated from the coding sequence ATGAAAATCCTCGTCCCCGTGAAGCGGGTGCTCGATTACAACGTCAAGCCGCGAGTGAAGGCCGACGGCACCGGCGTTGACCTCGCCAATGTCAAAATGTCGATGAACCCGTTCGACGAGATCGCAGTCGAAGAAGCGATCCGCCTGAAGGAAAAGGGTGTCGCGACCGAGATCGTCGCGGTGTCGATTGGCCCGGCCAAGGCGCAGGAAACGCTGCGCACCGCGCTCGCGATGGGCGCCGACCGCGCGATCCTCGTCCAGACCGACGATGAGGTTGAGCCGCTGGCGATTGCAAAGATCCTCAAAGCCATCGCCGACGCCGAAGCCCCCGGCCTTGTCATTCTCGGCAAGCAGGCGATCGACGGCGACAACAATCAGACCGGCCAGATGCTGGCTGCGCTCACTGGCTGGGCGCAGGGCACCTTTGCCAGCGCGGTGAATGTCGACGGGGAGCATGTCAGCGTGACGCGCGAAGTCGACGGCGGCCTCGAGACGGTGAAGCTCAAGCTTCCCGCGATCGTCACCACCGACCTTCGCCTCAACGAACCGCGCTATGCTTCGCTGCCGAACATCATGAAGGCGAAGTCGAAGCCGCTCGATGTGAAGTCACCCGCCGATTATGGCGTCGATACCGCGCCGCGCGTCAAGACGGTCAAGGTTTCGGAACCGCCCGTCCGCTCGGCGGGCGTCAAGGTCGCCGATGTCGACGAACTGGTTGCCAAGCTCAAAGCGATGGGCGTCCACAGCTAA
- the sucC gene encoding ADP-forming succinate--CoA ligase subunit beta, with product MNIHEYQAKELLAKFGVAVPKGIAAMSVEEAVAAAKQLPGPLYVVKSQIHAGGRGKGKFKELGPDAKGGVRLAKTLEEVEAHAKDMLGNTLVTIQTGEAGKQVNRLYITDGADIKKEYYLALLVDRATSRIAVVASTEGGMDIETVAHNTPDKIHTIVIDPATGLMPHHGRSVAAALELEGDLAKQAAKVLTGLYNAFIATDAEQIEINPLAVCEGANGDELLVLDAKLGFDGNAMFRHKDIAELRDLTEEDPAEVEASEYDLAYIKLDGNIGCMVNGAGLAMATMDIIKLNGAFPANFLDVGGGASKEKVTAAFKIILKDPAVEGILVNIFGGIMKCDIIAEGIVAAAKEVNLSVPLVVRLEGTNVQQGKDILANSGLPIVAANDLGDAAKKIVAEVAKAA from the coding sequence ATGAACATTCACGAATATCAGGCGAAAGAACTGCTCGCGAAATTTGGCGTCGCCGTGCCCAAGGGCATCGCCGCGATGAGCGTCGAAGAGGCCGTCGCGGCGGCGAAGCAACTGCCCGGGCCGCTCTATGTCGTGAAATCGCAGATCCACGCGGGCGGTCGCGGCAAGGGCAAGTTCAAGGAGCTCGGCCCCGACGCCAAGGGCGGCGTCCGTCTTGCCAAGACACTCGAAGAGGTCGAGGCGCACGCCAAGGACATGCTCGGCAACACGCTGGTGACGATCCAGACGGGCGAAGCCGGCAAGCAGGTCAACCGCCTCTACATCACCGACGGCGCCGACATCAAAAAGGAATATTATCTCGCGCTGCTCGTCGATCGCGCCACCAGCCGCATCGCGGTCGTCGCCTCGACCGAGGGCGGGATGGACATCGAAACCGTCGCGCACAACACGCCCGACAAGATCCACACGATCGTCATCGACCCGGCGACGGGGCTGATGCCGCACCACGGGCGCAGCGTCGCCGCGGCGCTCGAACTCGAAGGCGATCTGGCCAAGCAGGCGGCGAAAGTGCTGACGGGCCTCTACAACGCCTTCATCGCGACCGATGCCGAGCAGATCGAGATCAACCCGCTCGCCGTCTGCGAAGGCGCGAACGGCGACGAACTGCTCGTCCTCGACGCAAAGCTCGGCTTCGACGGCAATGCGATGTTCCGCCACAAGGACATTGCCGAACTGCGCGACCTGACCGAAGAAGATCCGGCCGAGGTCGAGGCGTCGGAATATGACCTCGCCTATATCAAACTCGACGGCAACATCGGCTGCATGGTGAACGGCGCGGGCCTCGCGATGGCGACGATGGACATCATCAAGCTGAACGGCGCCTTCCCGGCGAACTTCCTCGACGTCGGCGGCGGCGCGAGCAAGGAAAAGGTCACCGCGGCGTTCAAGATCATCCTGAAAGATCCCGCGGTCGAGGGCATCCTCGTCAACATCTTCGGCGGCATCATGAAGTGCGACATCATCGCCGAGGGCATCGTCGCCGCGGCGAAGGAAGTGAACCTTTCGGTCCCGCTCGTCGTCCGCCTCGAAGGAACTAATGTCCAGCAGGGCAAGGACATCCTCGCGAACTCGGGCCTGCCGATCGTCGCGGCGAACGACCTGGGCGACGCGGCGAAAAAGATCGTCGCCGAAGTCGCCAAGGCGGCGTGA
- a CDS encoding serine hydrolase: protein MMSAAVLAGCVSSAAVIPVPRAQAPQQQPQKQPQAARGPSGSVTVPIGQPVPAAMPRVSGPVDPGFRRAPAGLQDRIEALWRAFPGKTGIAVQRIDGEWALAQRGGDLFPQQSVSKLWVVLTALDAVDRGRLTLDQRVRIGPEDLTLFYQPLAARVRAEGSVTMSVRELIETAITRSDNTANDSLLRTVGGPEAVRRFIDNKALGAIRFGPGERLLQAGTAGLKWQQAYSVGRNFEQARAALPDSIRLAARNAYLANPPDGASPAAIASALTRLARGALLSPESTEYVLDVMSRTKSGPQRLKAGLPAGWKFLHKTGTGQNYKGATAGYNDIGIATAPDGTRYAIVVLLGDTTASVPARMELMQAVSGAVAEFHGK from the coding sequence ATGATGAGCGCCGCGGTGCTCGCGGGCTGCGTCAGCAGCGCCGCCGTCATCCCAGTTCCGCGCGCGCAGGCGCCGCAGCAACAACCGCAAAAGCAGCCTCAGGCGGCGCGCGGACCGAGTGGGTCGGTAACGGTGCCGATCGGGCAGCCGGTGCCTGCAGCAATGCCGCGCGTTTCGGGGCCGGTCGACCCCGGCTTTCGTCGCGCGCCCGCCGGGTTGCAGGATCGCATCGAGGCACTGTGGCGTGCCTTTCCCGGCAAGACGGGTATCGCCGTCCAGAGGATCGACGGCGAATGGGCATTGGCGCAGCGCGGGGGCGACCTGTTTCCGCAGCAAAGCGTATCGAAACTTTGGGTCGTGCTGACCGCGCTCGACGCTGTCGATCGGGGACGGCTCACGCTCGACCAGCGTGTGCGCATCGGGCCTGAGGATCTCACGCTCTTTTATCAGCCGCTCGCGGCGCGCGTCCGCGCCGAAGGGTCGGTGACGATGAGCGTACGCGAGCTTATCGAAACCGCGATCACGCGCAGCGATAATACCGCGAACGACAGCTTGCTGCGTACTGTCGGGGGCCCCGAAGCGGTGCGGCGCTTCATCGACAACAAGGCGCTCGGCGCGATCCGTTTCGGCCCTGGCGAGCGATTGCTTCAGGCGGGGACCGCGGGCCTCAAATGGCAGCAGGCCTATTCGGTCGGCCGCAATTTTGAACAGGCGCGCGCGGCGCTGCCCGATTCGATACGGCTGGCGGCGCGCAACGCCTATCTTGCCAATCCGCCCGATGGCGCGAGCCCCGCGGCGATCGCCAGCGCGCTGACCCGGCTCGCGCGGGGCGCGCTGTTATCGCCCGAATCGACTGAATATGTGCTCGACGTGATGAGCCGGACCAAGAGCGGACCGCAGCGGCTCAAGGCCGGACTTCCGGCGGGCTGGAAATTTCTGCACAAGACGGGAACGGGCCAGAATTACAAGGGCGCGACCGCTGGCTATAACGACATCGGTATCGCGACCGCGCCCGATGGCACCCGCTATGCGATCGTCGTGCTGTTGGGCGACACCACGGCATCGGTGCCCGCGCGGATGGAGCTGATGCAGGCGGTGTCGGGCGCCGTCGCCGAATTTCACGGAAAGTGA